Proteins encoded in a region of the Sphingomonas sp. OV641 genome:
- the bfr gene encoding bacterioferritin codes for MKGDARVIEFLNETLKNELTAINQYWLHYRLLEHWGIKKLAEYERHESIDEMKHADWLAERILFLDGLPNFQLLGRLRIGETVEEVLKADLAMEIEAVAQLKAAITYCEEVKDFVSRDLFTRILLSEEEHVDTLERQFEMIERMGLPNYIQLNAEADKPHG; via the coding sequence TGAACGAGACGCTGAAGAATGAACTGACGGCAATCAACCAATATTGGTTGCACTACCGCCTGCTTGAGCATTGGGGCATCAAGAAGCTCGCCGAATACGAGCGGCACGAATCCATCGACGAAATGAAGCACGCCGATTGGCTGGCGGAGCGCATCCTGTTCCTGGACGGCCTTCCGAACTTTCAGCTGCTCGGCCGCCTGCGCATCGGCGAAACGGTGGAGGAAGTGCTCAAGGCTGATCTCGCAATGGAGATCGAGGCCGTTGCACAACTCAAGGCCGCGATTACCTATTGCGAAGAGGTCAAGGACTTTGTCAGTCGCGACCTGTTCACGCGCATCCTCCTCAGCGAGGAAGAGCATGTCGATACGCTAGAACGGCAGTTCGAGATGATCGAGCGCATGGGCCTGCCCAATTACATTCAGCTCAACGCCGAGGCGGACAAGCCGCACGGCTGA
- a CDS encoding Hpt domain-containing protein: MSFEGSTLVDWPSFAKTKGELGADLPRILGYFREDGTKSVAAIEDALRAGNAAGLVIPAHTLKGEARQFGAFPLADLAEKIEFMARDLVESRDTPEAVLEDVIELRPLFTSTLAALDREADPTPVRRPVTGFGRRPVPGGFGRG; the protein is encoded by the coding sequence GTGTCGTTCGAAGGTAGCACTCTGGTGGACTGGCCATCGTTCGCAAAGACCAAGGGGGAGCTTGGCGCTGATCTGCCCCGGATACTCGGTTACTTTCGCGAGGATGGCACAAAGTCGGTGGCTGCCATCGAGGACGCGCTGCGCGCTGGCAATGCGGCGGGGCTCGTGATTCCGGCTCATACACTGAAAGGAGAGGCGCGTCAGTTCGGCGCCTTTCCGCTGGCCGATTTGGCCGAAAAGATCGAATTCATGGCCCGGGACCTGGTGGAGAGCCGCGACACGCCGGAGGCGGTGCTGGAAGATGTGATCGAGTTGCGGCCGCTGTTTACAAGCACGCTGGCGGCGCTGGACCGCGAAGCAGATCCGACGCCGGTTCGTCGGCCCGTTACCGGTTTTGGAAGACGCCCCGTGCCTGGCGGGTTCGGCCGCGGCTGA
- the der gene encoding ribosome biogenesis GTPase Der encodes MTRLPTVAIVGRPNVGKSTLFNRLVGKKLALVDDRPGVTRDRREGDANLLGLDFRIVDTAGYEDHDAHSLPGRMRLQTEAAVAAADVALFMVDARAGVVPLDEEIARWLRGSTTPIVLVANKAEGRAGEQGILEAMALGFGDPVQLSAEHGEGMGDLFEALLPYLEREDEGALDAGAEDDLAAPLKLAIVGRPNAGKSTLVNRMLGEDRMITGPEAGITRDSIAIDWEWQGRPVRLIDTAGMRKRAKVQDKLEKLSVADALHAVDFAEVVVLLLDATLGLESQDLRIADRVLEEGRALIIALNKWDVAQDPSSLFNGVKAALGDGLSQVKGVPLITVSAMTGRGIDQLLSAAFETREAWSRRVPTGELNRWFERAIEANPPPAPGGKRIKMRYVTQVKSRPPSFVVFGTRVDQLPASYERYLVNSLRRDLGFGAVPIRLTLRAPKNPFGGS; translated from the coding sequence ATGACACGCCTTCCCACCGTCGCAATCGTTGGCCGACCCAATGTCGGCAAGTCGACGCTGTTCAACCGCCTAGTCGGAAAAAAGCTCGCGCTGGTCGATGACCGGCCCGGCGTCACGCGTGATCGCCGCGAGGGCGACGCCAACCTGCTCGGTCTGGATTTTCGGATCGTCGATACGGCCGGCTATGAGGATCATGACGCCCATTCCCTTCCGGGCCGGATGCGGCTCCAGACGGAAGCGGCGGTAGCCGCGGCGGACGTGGCGCTGTTCATGGTCGATGCGCGCGCTGGCGTGGTGCCGCTGGACGAGGAGATCGCGCGATGGTTGCGTGGCTCCACCACGCCAATCGTTCTTGTCGCCAACAAGGCCGAAGGACGCGCGGGCGAGCAAGGTATTCTGGAGGCGATGGCACTGGGCTTCGGCGATCCGGTGCAGCTTTCCGCGGAGCATGGCGAGGGCATGGGCGACCTGTTCGAGGCGCTACTGCCCTATCTCGAGCGCGAGGATGAAGGCGCGCTCGATGCCGGCGCCGAGGACGACCTCGCCGCGCCGCTGAAGCTTGCGATCGTGGGGCGTCCTAATGCCGGCAAGTCGACGCTGGTCAATCGCATGCTTGGCGAGGACCGCATGATCACCGGCCCGGAGGCGGGGATCACGCGTGATTCGATCGCGATCGATTGGGAATGGCAGGGCCGCCCGGTGCGCCTGATCGATACCGCGGGTATGCGCAAGCGGGCCAAGGTTCAGGACAAGCTGGAGAAGCTGTCGGTCGCGGACGCGTTGCACGCTGTCGACTTCGCGGAAGTCGTCGTGCTGCTGCTCGACGCCACTCTGGGCCTCGAATCGCAGGATCTGCGCATTGCCGATCGGGTGCTGGAGGAAGGCCGGGCGCTGATCATCGCGCTGAACAAGTGGGATGTGGCGCAGGACCCGTCTTCGCTGTTCAACGGCGTCAAGGCGGCGCTGGGCGACGGACTTAGCCAGGTGAAGGGCGTGCCCCTGATCACTGTCTCCGCCATGACCGGACGCGGCATCGATCAGTTGCTGTCCGCGGCTTTCGAGACGCGGGAGGCATGGTCGCGCCGGGTGCCGACCGGCGAGCTTAATCGCTGGTTTGAGCGCGCCATCGAGGCGAACCCTCCGCCAGCGCCGGGCGGCAAGCGAATCAAGATGCGCTATGTGACACAAGTTAAGTCGCGGCCGCCGAGCTTCGTAGTATTCGGCACGCGGGTCGATCAATTGCCCGCCAGCTATGAGCGCTATCTGGTCAATTCGCTACGTCGCGATCTGGGCTTCGGTGCAGTTCCAATCCGATTGACGCTTCGCGCGCCGAAAAATCCATTTGGCGGTTCTTGA
- a CDS encoding PQQ-like beta-propeller repeat protein, which yields MKKSIAAPVALAALMGLSACGVFKSDPKKTPTVGNRVPILAAENAAEVDPSLAGVQVLLPAAVANPEWSQPGGNAAKSMGHLALGGSPARLWTASVDGGSNRQQLGAAPVVAEGRVFVVDVDARLHAFSADTGAAQWTVALSESEENEAARFGGGVSYDAGKVYATDGLGDVVALNVADGAIAWRVKPGGPLRGAPTVANGQVYVLSQDNQLFALDQNDGKVVWTGTASVETQGVFGVAAPAAAAGTIVAGFSSGELNAYRYENGRTLWQDALSRTSISTSVSSLADIDADPVIEDGRAYAVGQGGRMVAVEIATGQRLWEQNFASISTPWLAGEWLFIITDDARLVCLSRANGKVRWIGQLQAYRNVEKRKGAYTWYGPVLAGDRLWLTNSRGELVAASPADGSVQVTMEAAKSFTLPPVVANQTLYVLDQDGKLSAYR from the coding sequence ATGAAGAAGTCGATTGCCGCACCTGTTGCGCTTGCCGCGTTGATGGGGCTCAGCGCCTGCGGCGTATTCAAGTCTGACCCGAAGAAGACGCCAACGGTGGGTAATCGGGTGCCCATCCTTGCAGCGGAAAATGCCGCAGAGGTCGACCCTTCGCTTGCCGGCGTGCAGGTCCTTCTGCCGGCTGCCGTGGCCAATCCGGAATGGTCCCAGCCAGGCGGTAACGCGGCCAAGTCGATGGGCCATCTGGCGCTTGGCGGGTCGCCGGCACGGTTGTGGACGGCAAGCGTCGATGGCGGATCCAATCGCCAGCAGCTTGGCGCTGCGCCGGTGGTGGCGGAAGGGCGCGTCTTCGTGGTCGACGTCGATGCGCGGCTCCATGCCTTCTCAGCGGACACGGGGGCGGCGCAGTGGACCGTTGCCTTGTCGGAGAGCGAGGAGAATGAGGCGGCGCGCTTTGGCGGCGGCGTCAGCTATGATGCGGGCAAGGTATATGCCACGGATGGCCTGGGCGACGTTGTTGCGCTCAACGTGGCGGACGGAGCGATTGCCTGGCGGGTGAAGCCTGGCGGTCCGCTGCGCGGCGCGCCCACCGTGGCAAACGGCCAGGTATACGTGCTGAGCCAGGACAATCAGTTGTTCGCGCTCGACCAGAATGACGGCAAGGTGGTGTGGACCGGCACGGCCAGCGTGGAAACGCAGGGCGTGTTCGGCGTTGCCGCGCCGGCTGCCGCCGCAGGCACAATTGTCGCCGGCTTCTCCTCGGGCGAGCTGAATGCATATCGCTACGAAAACGGTCGCACGCTGTGGCAGGATGCCCTGTCGCGTACGAGCATCTCGACCTCCGTTTCCAGTCTGGCGGACATCGACGCTGATCCGGTGATCGAGGACGGCCGGGCCTATGCCGTGGGGCAGGGCGGTCGCATGGTGGCGGTAGAGATCGCGACCGGCCAGCGCCTGTGGGAGCAGAATTTCGCCAGCATCAGCACGCCATGGCTGGCGGGCGAATGGCTGTTCATCATCACGGATGATGCGCGGCTGGTCTGCCTGTCTCGCGCAAATGGCAAGGTTCGCTGGATTGGGCAGTTGCAGGCCTATCGCAACGTCGAGAAGAGGAAGGGCGCCTATACCTGGTACGGGCCGGTGCTCGCCGGCGACAGATTGTGGCTGACCAATTCGCGCGGTGAGCTGGTCGCCGCATCGCCCGCCGACGGCAGCGTGCAGGTGACGATGGAAGCAGCAAAATCGTTCACGCTGCCGCCGGTCGTGGCCAACCAGACGCTTTATGTGCTCGATCAGGACGGGAAGTTGTCAGCCTATCGTTGA
- a CDS encoding tetratricopeptide repeat protein codes for MALTPQNNEAFLREVDEELRKEQAAALWRRWGLAIAALVALGLAIFAGYLYWQHQQREAAGREGEQLQLVWDNLAAGQTEKAAPQIAELTKSDSSGYRAVALFTQADLLLQKNDLKGAAAKFGAIAADQSLAEPFRQLALVRQTMAEYDTIKPDQVVARLRGVAVPENAYFGSAGELVALAYLKQGRRDLAGRLFGQIAQAEQVPPSIRQRAVQMAGVLGVDAVPADAGTKEDVSKQ; via the coding sequence GTGGCGCTAACGCCGCAAAATAACGAAGCGTTCCTGCGCGAAGTCGACGAGGAACTGCGCAAGGAGCAGGCGGCCGCCTTGTGGCGTCGCTGGGGCCTGGCGATCGCCGCGCTGGTGGCGCTCGGCCTGGCGATCTTCGCCGGTTATCTCTACTGGCAACACCAGCAGCGCGAGGCGGCCGGCCGCGAGGGCGAGCAGTTGCAGCTGGTGTGGGACAATTTGGCTGCCGGTCAGACGGAAAAGGCCGCGCCCCAGATTGCCGAACTGACCAAGTCGGACTCGAGCGGCTATCGCGCCGTGGCGCTGTTCACCCAGGCTGATCTGCTGCTCCAGAAAAACGATTTGAAGGGCGCAGCTGCCAAGTTTGGCGCGATCGCGGCCGATCAGTCGCTGGCGGAACCATTCCGTCAGCTCGCGCTCGTCCGCCAGACCATGGCCGAATATGACACGATCAAGCCCGATCAGGTCGTGGCCCGCCTGCGCGGCGTCGCCGTGCCCGAGAACGCCTATTTCGGCAGCGCCGGCGAACTGGTGGCGCTCGCCTATCTGAAGCAGGGCCGACGGGATCTGGCGGGGCGGCTGTTCGGGCAGATCGCCCAGGCCGAGCAGGTGCCGCCGTCAATTCGTCAACGCGCGGTTCAGATGGCAGGCGTACTGGGCGTCGATGCCGTACCGGCGGACGCGGGTACGAAAGAGGACGTGAGCAAGCAATGA
- the panB gene encoding 3-methyl-2-oxobutanoate hydroxymethyltransferase: MSTTFTIDSSTSRATPVAAPMKRVTVPAVRQRKGKEPLVMLTAYTVRTAQILDPHCDMLLVGDSLGQVIYGLPSTVPVTLDMMAAHGAAVVRGSYHSMVVVDMPFGSYEASPEKAFESAAWLLKQTGGAAVKLEGGVAMAPTVAFLSERGIPVMGHVGLTPQAVNALGGYGARGRSEAEAQKIISDAQAVAGAGAFSVVIEGVVEPIAIEITRTIDVPTIGIGASAQCDGQVLVAEDMLGMFERVPRFVKRYGDMAGYIAERAATYAEDVRARSFPTAEQTYAPKA; the protein is encoded by the coding sequence ATGTCCACCACCTTCACCATCGACAGCTCGACCAGTCGCGCGACACCAGTCGCTGCTCCGATGAAGCGAGTGACCGTTCCGGCCGTGCGCCAGCGCAAGGGCAAGGAGCCGCTCGTGATGCTGACGGCATATACGGTGCGTACGGCCCAGATCCTGGATCCGCATTGCGACATGCTGCTGGTGGGGGACAGCCTAGGCCAGGTGATCTACGGACTTCCATCGACCGTGCCGGTCACGCTGGACATGATGGCGGCGCATGGCGCGGCGGTGGTGCGGGGCAGCTATCATTCCATGGTGGTCGTGGACATGCCCTTTGGCAGTTACGAAGCCAGCCCGGAAAAGGCGTTCGAAAGCGCGGCGTGGCTGCTGAAGCAGACCGGCGGGGCGGCAGTGAAGCTGGAGGGAGGAGTGGCGATGGCGCCCACCGTCGCCTTCCTGTCCGAGCGCGGCATTCCGGTTATGGGGCATGTCGGTCTGACGCCGCAGGCGGTGAATGCGCTCGGCGGCTATGGCGCGCGGGGGCGATCGGAAGCCGAGGCGCAGAAGATTATCAGCGACGCTCAAGCCGTGGCCGGGGCGGGCGCTTTTTCCGTGGTGATCGAGGGCGTGGTGGAGCCCATCGCGATCGAGATCACGCGCACCATCGACGTGCCGACGATCGGTATCGGCGCGTCGGCGCAATGCGACGGCCAGGTGCTGGTGGCCGAAGACATGTTGGGCATGTTCGAGCGCGTACCGCGTTTCGTCAAACGCTATGGCGACATGGCGGGCTATATCGCGGAGCGCGCGGCGACCTATGCCGAGGATGTGCGGGCCCGCTCCTTTCCCACCGCGGAGCAGACCTACGCCCCCAAGGCGTGA
- a CDS encoding MBL fold metallo-hydrolase, which yields MRIHHLNCGTDCPLGGALFDGRSIGPLGQIVCHCLLIETDTHGLLLVDTGYGLRDVAHPHRRPAPRITLPWRLMLNIRLHERETAIRQIEALGHRASDVRHIVVTHLDFDHAGGLEDFPNATVHVMQREYDDATGPHTGLVARNCWRTRQLNDVANWRRYGARGEPWFGFDAVRDLEGLPPEILLVPLPGHTWGHAGVAVRQDEGRWLLHAGDAYFYRGEMRSARRKCTPGLRAYQRLMEVDADSRMGNQARLRALSVERRDEVTITCTHDPVELERCQAGNPL from the coding sequence ATGCGCATTCACCATCTGAATTGCGGCACCGACTGCCCACTCGGAGGCGCCCTGTTTGACGGGCGAAGCATCGGTCCGCTCGGCCAGATAGTTTGCCACTGCCTGCTCATCGAAACGGACACGCATGGTCTGTTGCTGGTCGATACCGGCTATGGACTTCGCGATGTAGCGCACCCGCATCGTCGCCCGGCGCCGCGCATCACTCTTCCTTGGCGTCTGATGCTCAACATCCGCCTGCATGAGCGAGAAACCGCGATCCGCCAGATTGAGGCCTTGGGCCACCGCGCATCGGACGTGCGGCATATCGTGGTGACTCACCTCGATTTTGATCACGCTGGCGGCCTTGAGGATTTCCCCAACGCAACCGTTCACGTGATGCAGCGGGAATATGACGACGCGACCGGCCCCCATACCGGCTTGGTAGCCCGCAACTGCTGGCGGACGCGGCAGCTTAACGATGTCGCGAACTGGCGCCGTTACGGCGCGCGCGGTGAGCCATGGTTCGGCTTCGATGCGGTGCGCGACCTGGAGGGCTTGCCGCCGGAGATCCTGCTTGTTCCCCTGCCCGGCCATACCTGGGGCCATGCCGGCGTCGCGGTTCGGCAGGATGAAGGTCGCTGGCTGCTCCACGCCGGCGACGCTTATTTCTACCGGGGCGAGATGCGCTCGGCCCGGCGCAAGTGCACACCGGGCCTGCGCGCCTACCAGCGCCTCATGGAAGTCGACGCCGACAGCCGAATGGGAAACCAGGCGCGGCTTCGCGCGCTGTCTGTGGAGCGCCGCGACGAGGTTACGATCACCTGCACGCACGATCCGGTCGAGCTGGAACGATGCCAGGCGGGCAATCCGCTGTGA
- a CDS encoding ferritin-like domain-containing protein, with product MASRDVLQELFVTGLKNAHAVEKQALSIMTPQVTRIENYPEVADRLRLHIEETNGQIARLDEILAEFDSSGSALKDMGLSMSGSMAALAHTVAGDEIVKNSFANYAFEHFEIAAYKSLLVMAEDGGFARAMPLLKQSLGEEEAMARWIDEHLPVVTRRYATLYAEGGSAKAKV from the coding sequence ATGGCAAGCCGAGATGTTCTGCAGGAATTGTTCGTTACCGGGCTGAAGAACGCCCATGCCGTGGAGAAACAGGCGCTATCGATCATGACGCCCCAGGTGACCCGGATCGAGAATTATCCCGAGGTGGCCGACCGCCTTCGGCTGCACATCGAAGAAACCAATGGGCAGATCGCGCGGCTGGACGAAATCCTGGCCGAGTTCGACAGCAGCGGATCCGCGCTGAAGGACATGGGCCTCAGCATGTCGGGCAGCATGGCGGCGCTTGCGCATACCGTCGCTGGCGACGAGATCGTCAAGAACAGCTTCGCCAACTACGCCTTCGAGCATTTTGAAATCGCAGCATACAAGTCACTGCTGGTGATGGCGGAGGACGGCGGCTTCGCAAGGGCGATGCCCCTGCTCAAGCAATCGCTTGGCGAGGAGGAAGCGATGGCGCGCTGGATCGACGAACATCTGCCGGTCGTCACCCGCCGCTACGCCACCCTCTATGCCGAGGGCGGCTCTGCCAAGGCAAAGGTCTGA
- the dnaN gene encoding DNA polymerase III subunit beta, whose amino-acid sequence MKATIERATLLKGLSHVQSVVERRNTIPILSNVLIEATAEGSLRLMATDLDLQINESVAAAVDQPGATTVSAHTLFDIARKLPEGAQVSLTAAEGRMTIVAGRARFSLGTLPRDDFPVIAEGELPTQFEMPAEALKQIIDKTRFAISTEETRYYLNGIFLHVSEDGGSQPVLKAAATDGHRLARVTLPRPEGAENMPDVIVPRKCVAELRKLLDEIDGSVGVSLSSTKIRFDLGQAILTSKLIDGTFPDYSRVIPTGNDKILRLDPSAFMEGVDRVSTIATEKTRAVKMALDRDKITLSVTSPENGTAAEEVPGEYVAAPFEIGFNSRYLLDILGQIDGDLVEVHLADAAAPTLIRENDKAPALYVLMPMRV is encoded by the coding sequence ATGAAGGCGACGATCGAACGCGCAACGCTCCTGAAGGGGCTGAGCCATGTCCAATCGGTGGTGGAACGCCGCAACACCATTCCGATTTTGTCCAACGTGTTGATCGAGGCGACGGCCGAAGGATCGCTTCGCCTGATGGCGACCGATCTGGATCTGCAGATCAACGAAAGCGTGGCCGCGGCGGTCGATCAGCCGGGCGCGACGACCGTGTCGGCGCACACCCTGTTCGATATCGCCCGCAAGCTGCCGGAGGGCGCGCAGGTATCGCTCACCGCGGCGGAAGGCCGAATGACGATCGTAGCCGGTCGGGCGCGATTTTCGCTTGGCACGCTGCCGCGCGACGACTTCCCGGTGATCGCGGAAGGAGAACTGCCGACGCAGTTCGAAATGCCGGCCGAAGCGCTGAAGCAGATCATCGACAAGACGCGCTTCGCGATCTCAACCGAAGAGACGCGCTATTATCTGAACGGCATCTTCCTGCACGTGTCCGAGGACGGCGGCTCGCAGCCGGTGCTGAAAGCGGCTGCGACTGACGGCCACCGACTGGCCCGCGTTACATTGCCGCGGCCGGAAGGCGCGGAGAACATGCCCGACGTGATCGTGCCGCGTAAGTGCGTCGCCGAACTGCGCAAGCTGCTGGACGAGATCGACGGTTCGGTGGGCGTGTCGCTGAGCAGTACCAAGATCCGTTTCGACCTTGGGCAGGCGATCCTGACCTCGAAGCTGATCGACGGCACCTTCCCGGATTACAGCCGCGTCATTCCGACCGGCAACGACAAAATCCTGAGGCTCGATCCGTCCGCCTTCATGGAGGGCGTCGATCGAGTGTCGACCATCGCCACCGAAAAGACACGCGCCGTGAAGATGGCGCTCGACCGCGACAAGATCACGCTTTCGGTGACCAGCCCGGAAAACGGCACGGCCGCCGAAGAAGTGCCGGGCGAATATGTCGCGGCACCGTTCGAGATCGGGTTCAACAGCCGTTACCTGCTGGACATCCTGGGCCAGATCGACGGCGATCTGGTGGAGGTGCATCTGGCCGATGCGGCAGCCCCGACGCTGATCCGGGAGAATGACAAGGCACCGGCGCTCTATGTGCTAATGCCGATGCGGGTCTGA
- a CDS encoding outer membrane protein — protein sequence MRNLILATLAATTALAVPAAAQDAGPFTGPRAGVILGYDGLRPGETEDSMINGDQGSDGFLYGGEIGYDVAFNNLVVGIEGEITGSTGRVDNDPNDPSDFGYGRVKAGRDLYAGARIGFLATPRTLVYGKVGYTNARLDLTRNDTTTETGRNFNLDGYRLGAGVEQSLTPNTYAKLEYRYSNYGDARLNYPNGASTGTFGVDTDRHQVAAGVGFRF from the coding sequence ATGCGTAACCTCATCCTGGCGACGCTTGCCGCCACCACCGCTCTTGCTGTTCCTGCGGCGGCGCAGGATGCCGGGCCGTTCACCGGCCCGCGCGCTGGCGTGATCCTCGGTTATGATGGCCTGCGTCCGGGCGAAACCGAAGACTCGATGATCAACGGAGACCAGGGCAGCGACGGATTCCTGTATGGCGGCGAGATCGGCTATGATGTGGCGTTCAACAATCTTGTCGTCGGCATCGAGGGTGAAATCACCGGCTCGACCGGCCGCGTCGACAATGATCCGAACGATCCCAGTGATTTCGGCTATGGCCGCGTGAAGGCGGGCCGCGATCTGTACGCCGGTGCCCGCATCGGCTTCCTCGCGACCCCGCGCACGCTGGTGTACGGCAAGGTGGGCTATACCAATGCCCGTCTCGACCTGACGCGCAACGACACGACGACCGAGACCGGCCGTAACTTCAACCTGGACGGTTATCGCCTGGGTGCGGGCGTCGAGCAGTCGCTCACGCCGAACACCTATGCCAAGCTCGAATACCGCTATTCGAACTATGGCGACGCCCGCCTGAACTACCCGAATGGCGCCAGCACCGGCACGTTCGGCGTGGACACCGACCGTCACCAGGTGGCAGCAGGTGTTGGCTTCCGCTTCTGA
- a CDS encoding outer membrane protein, protein MRLLLISTATIAAMMANPCAAQDKPDFSGFRLEALGGYDNISSGGEGDDGFVYGAAAGYDAALGRTRLGVEGEITDSTVRDRSRDVLTAGDRLRSDAGRDFYIGVRAGYVISPKLMAYAKAGYTNARVTTRYNSATEATRDSENLDGFRLGAGLEYAISPRFFVRGEYRYSHYGDQNGADIDADRHQLMAGVGVRF, encoded by the coding sequence ATGCGCCTTCTGCTTATCTCCACCGCGACCATTGCAGCGATGATGGCCAACCCGTGCGCCGCACAGGACAAGCCGGACTTCAGCGGCTTCCGCCTCGAAGCGCTGGGCGGTTACGACAACATCTCCAGCGGCGGTGAGGGCGATGACGGGTTCGTTTATGGCGCGGCGGCCGGCTATGATGCTGCACTGGGCCGGACGCGGCTTGGCGTGGAAGGCGAGATCACGGACTCGACGGTGCGCGATCGCAGCCGTGACGTGCTTACCGCCGGCGACCGGCTGCGATCCGATGCCGGTCGTGATTTCTACATCGGTGTTCGCGCCGGTTATGTGATCTCTCCGAAGCTGATGGCCTATGCCAAGGCCGGGTACACGAACGCACGGGTCACGACGCGCTACAACAGTGCTACGGAAGCCACACGTGATTCCGAGAATCTAGACGGCTTTCGCCTCGGTGCGGGCCTGGAATATGCGATCTCGCCGCGCTTTTTCGTAAGGGGTGAGTATCGTTACTCCCACTACGGTGATCAGAACGGCGCTGACATCGATGCCGATCGCCATCAACTGATGGCAGGTGTTGGCGTGCGCTTCTGA
- a CDS encoding histidine phosphatase family protein — MTMSPFERRGRDFVARHGETVFNAARRLQGDAPHTPLTRAGFAQAEEMGRALRDYLGPKPKLTMWASSAGRALQTLAIIAEHLELDWHDARHDDRLIEIGMGAWGGRYYADVIGEVGPVVDERGLLRCAPDGERYEAIAARVSGWLGDTQDDDGDRLVIMHGISSRVMRGVMTGAPVDPCGAPVLPAHPQGTVTMIERGRETVVHLGTGYAPA, encoded by the coding sequence ATGACGATGAGTCCTTTCGAGCGACGCGGTCGCGATTTCGTCGCCCGGCACGGCGAAACCGTCTTCAACGCCGCCCGCCGGCTGCAAGGCGACGCGCCTCACACTCCGCTCACCCGCGCCGGTTTCGCGCAGGCGGAAGAGATGGGACGCGCCTTGCGCGATTACTTAGGGCCCAAGCCGAAGCTCACCATGTGGGCATCCTCCGCGGGACGCGCCTTGCAGACGCTGGCGATCATCGCCGAGCATCTTGAGCTCGACTGGCACGACGCGCGGCACGATGATCGCCTGATCGAGATCGGCATGGGCGCGTGGGGCGGCCGATATTATGCCGACGTCATCGGCGAAGTAGGCCCCGTAGTGGACGAGCGCGGCCTCTTGCGGTGTGCGCCTGACGGTGAACGGTATGAAGCGATCGCGGCACGCGTCTCGGGGTGGCTGGGTGACACGCAAGACGACGATGGTGACCGCCTGGTCATCATGCATGGCATTTCCAGCCGCGTGATGCGCGGCGTGATGACCGGCGCGCCGGTCGATCCATGCGGCGCCCCAGTTCTTCCGGCGCATCCGCAAGGCACGGTAACTATGATTGAGCGCGGACGCGAAACGGTGGTGCACCTCGGCACCGGCTACGCCCCGGCCTGA
- a CDS encoding invasion associated locus B family protein, which yields MPFVWSFVWGLATLLAGDRATVGVYGAWGAFRQGQPARCYAITAPIRARSDGFASVAARFGRTGRPAIYIRLSRPRAQAAPVTLSIGDRRFTLSGNAGAAWAADAATDRAIISAMRGGRSMSISAVSLRGRPFADSYALGGAATAIDAATLECRPR from the coding sequence TTGCCGTTCGTCTGGTCGTTCGTCTGGGGGTTGGCCACTTTGCTCGCCGGGGATCGCGCGACGGTCGGCGTCTATGGTGCCTGGGGCGCCTTTCGTCAGGGGCAGCCGGCGCGCTGCTACGCTATCACTGCTCCGATCCGCGCGCGATCCGATGGCTTCGCGAGCGTCGCCGCGCGGTTCGGGCGCACCGGGCGACCGGCGATCTACATCCGCCTGTCCCGCCCCCGGGCGCAGGCGGCGCCGGTCACGCTTTCCATCGGGGATCGCCGCTTCACCCTCTCTGGTAATGCGGGCGCGGCTTGGGCAGCGGACGCCGCCACCGATCGTGCGATTATCTCTGCGATGCGCGGCGGACGCAGCATGAGCATTTCAGCCGTCAGCTTGCGCGGACGCCCTTTTGCGGACAGCTATGCCTTGGGCGGAGCGGCGACCGCGATTGACGCCGCCACGCTGGAATGCCGCCCGCGCTGA